A window of Puntigrus tetrazona isolate hp1 chromosome 11, ASM1883169v1, whole genome shotgun sequence contains these coding sequences:
- the nkpd1 gene encoding NTPase KAP family P-loop domain-containing protein 1: MAIEKVTDIPSDNVYAYALSKTLMKVSSPVTVGLYSDCHNRINMVLKNIEVHMNEEAKRREEKCNKKPRPRSITPSISDVLSLILRLLFYRPVWTEQNQNMKNIRYLFVRFSAWHFAGSDLLWAGLIMQLSKAIQNSFGKLQLGLFRIVQHDKEKDAGKKKIEDIPKNWRSKKLGCIPIWALILIGFIGSLVLLVPLVMFGFPDLKGHNEGEKVEESSGYGVLEGFAIAVLGVPAVGALRFILLLLKNLIFNQDLKIRQGLDNNKVSQQLGLMHEVRLEMRLLCCFIHFMEIFERRRIRVVLEITSLDRCTPKKIVGVLDAINILLSDSESPFISVLAVDPEVLVRQVQQAEDCITKRDSAYDFLDRIITLPFTVPPLSNASKSSVFENIVLGQSEISENISLVEAETSALGDQQRTSFSVEDECSVKYSEPEEEQAIPFIAKKRNTETFSAAELNFEEVDKLTESAFSYITSRDKSKLSTYISGDTMSMRRIINSIRVTIMIMETSKLEPPHPENIAAWVILVDRWPCRLSWILQCVEDDQQSDEICRPICAVDNTKKLWDVFNCYSLELSIIAYSVENFLERDGDPELFEMFLKNHFKFTVEDLEKFKFCTMNLNYSIKNELARIRGSRRLKRAGRSAFQSLSARTVMNMETKDICQELSKLKFPEKYLETVRENFIDGKTILLSDPKDLRQVLQMTLGEWTSFKIHFLGVIPSNHPAQAKTLPNATNPEVVICLSGKGQ, encoded by the exons ATGGCGATTGAAAAGG TGACAGATATTCCTTCTGATAATGTGTATGCTTATGCATTATCAAAAACCCTCATGAAGGTCTCTTCTCCTGTGACGGTGGGATTGTATTCAGATTGTCACAACAGAATCAACATGGTCCTCAAGAACATTGAGG TTCATATGAATGAAGAGGCcaaaagaagagaagagaagtgcAACAAGAAACCAAGGCCTCGCTCAATTACTCCCTCTATTTCTGATGTGCTTTCTCTGATCTTGCGACTTCTCTTCTATCGGCCTGTGTGGACAGAGCAGAACCAGAACATGAAGAATATTCGTTATTTGTTTGTGAGGTTCAGCGCTTGGCATTTTGCAGGCAGCGACCTTCTCTGGGCTGGACTGATAATGCAATTGAGCAAGGCTATTCAAAACAGCTTTGGTAAACTCCAGCTGGGCCTCTTTCGAATCGTCCAGCATGATAAGGAGAAAGATGCAGGGAAAAAGAAGATTGAGGATATTCCCAAGAACTGGAGATCCAAAAagttgggctgcattcccattTGGGCGCTAATACTTATAGGATTCATTGGCTCACTTGTTCTTTTGGTTCCTCTCGTCATGTTTGGATTTCCTGATCTAAAGGGACACAATGAAGGAGAAAAGGTTGAGGAGTCCAGTGGTTATGGAGTGCTGGAAGGTTTCGCCATTGCTGTACTTGGTGTTCCTGCAGTCGGGGCTCTACgatttatattattgttgttgaagAACCTTATCTTTAACCAAGACCTCAAAATTAGACAAGGGCTGGACAACAATAAGGTAAGTCAGCAGCTGGGCCTAATGCATGAGGTTCGGTTGGAGATGAGACTGCTGTGCTGCTTCATTCACTTTATGGAGATATTTGAAAGGAGAAGGATCAGGGTGGTGTTGGAGATCACCAGTTTGGATCGTTGCACACCAAAGAAAATCGTAGGTGTTTTGGATGCTATCAATATTCTCTTATCTGATTCAGAGAGTCCTTTCATTTCTGTTCTTGCTGTAGATCCAGAAGTCCTGGTTAGACAGGTTCAGCAGGCAGAAGACTGTATAACCAAAAGAGATTCTGCATATGACTTTCTAGACCGTATAATCACACTGCCCTTCACTGTGCCTCCACTGTCTAATGCCTCCAAGTCCagtgtttttgaaaacattgtCCTCGGTCAGTCTGAGatctctgaaaatatttctctTGTAGAGGCTGAAACATCTGCTTTAGGAGATCAACAGAGGACATCATTCTCTGTTGAAGATGAGTGTTCTGTAAAGTACAGTGAGCCTGAAGAAGAACAAGCCATTCctttcattgcaaaaaaaagaaacactgaaacCTTTTCTGCAGCAGAACTTAATTTTGAAGAAGTGGATAAGCTGACTGAGTCTGCATTTTCCTACATCACCTCAAGAGATAAAAGCAAACTTTCAACTTACATATCTGGAGACACTATGTCGATGAGAAGGATCATTAACTCCATTCGAGTAACCATTATGATTATGGAGACCTCGAAATTGGAGCCTCCACATCCAGAGAATATTGCTGCATGGGTGATTTTGGTGGATCGCTGGCCTTGCAGACTAAGTTGGATTCTTCAATGTGTTGAAGATGACCAACAGAGTGACGAGATATGTAGACCAATCTGTGCTGTTGATAATACCAAGAAATTATGGGATGTGTTTAATTGCTATAGTCTGGAGCTCTCCATCATTGCATATTCAGTAGAGAATTTTCTGGAGAGAGATGGGGATCCTGAGCTCTTCGAGATGTTCTTAAAGAATCATTTCAAATTCACCGTAGAGGATTTGGAGAAGTTTAAGTTTTGCACAATGAACTTAAACTACTCCATCAAGAATGAGCTGGCCAGGATCCGTGGGAGCCGCAGACTCAAGAGGGCAGGGAGGAGTGCTTTCCAGTCACTCTCAGCACGAACTGTAATGAACATGGAAACAAAAGACATTTGTCAAGAG CTGTCAAAGCTAAAATTTCCAGAGAAATATCTTGAAACAGTAAGGGAAAATTTCATAGATGGAAAAACGATTCTCCTCAGCGACCCCAAAGACCTCAGGCAAGTCCTGCAAATGACTCTGGGTGAATGGACgtcttttaaaattcatttccTCGGGGTCATACCTTCTAATCATCCAGCACAGGCAAAAACTCTTCCAAACGCCACAAACCCTGAAGTGGTCATATGTCTATCTGGCAAAGGGCAGTAA